One window of Bacillus sp. THAF10 genomic DNA carries:
- the scpA gene encoding methylmalonyl-CoA mutase, translating into MKPDFSKLQLNTNSTVQAVPLTSTAVEELLYETNEQIKLKSQYDEKDIDQAEHLGTLPGIAPYLRGPYPTMYVNRPWTIRQYAGFSTAEESNAFYRRNLEMGQKGLSVAFDLATHRGYDSDHPRVEGDVGKAGVAIDSILDMKILFDGIPLDKMSVSMTMNGAVLPIMAFYIVTAEEQGVSQEKLSGTIQNDILKEYMVRNTYIYPPEMSMRIIGDIFAYTSKHMPKFNSISISGYHMQEAGAPADIELAYTLADGLEYVRTGLDAGIDIDKFAPRLSFFWAIGMNFFMEVAKMRAARFIWAKMMKEFAPQNPKTMALRTHSQTSGWSLTEQDPFNNVTRTCIEALAAANGHTQSLHTNALDEAIALPTDFSARIARNTQLYLQEETDITKVIDPWAGSYYVETLTKELIDKAWAHIEEIEELGGMAKAIETGLPKMRIEEASARRQAKIDSGKEAIIGVNKFRLEKEDMAIEVLDIDNAEVRKKQIQRLQELRENRDETQVISALEALTDAAKTGQGNLLELAVDAARARASLGEISDAIEKVANRHRAVIRSISGVYSSEFSNEEEMSQVKNKIEEFLELEGRRPRIMIAKMGQDGHDRGAKVIATAFADLGFDVDIGPLFQTPAETALQAVENDVHVIGISSLAAGHKTLLPQLVEELRKLNREDIIVVIGGVIPAQDYEFLYEKGASAIFGPGTVIPRAAEKVLEEIYERLGYEEVEEAHD; encoded by the coding sequence ACCATATCCAACCATGTATGTGAACCGCCCATGGACCATTCGCCAGTATGCAGGTTTTTCAACCGCAGAAGAAAGTAACGCTTTTTACCGCCGTAACCTAGAAATGGGCCAAAAAGGGTTATCTGTTGCATTTGACCTTGCCACACACCGTGGGTACGATTCCGATCATCCGCGGGTCGAAGGAGACGTAGGAAAAGCAGGTGTTGCGATCGACTCAATCCTAGATATGAAAATTCTTTTTGACGGCATTCCGCTAGATAAAATGTCCGTTTCTATGACGATGAATGGTGCAGTTCTACCAATCATGGCTTTTTATATCGTAACAGCAGAAGAGCAAGGCGTTAGTCAAGAAAAGCTATCAGGTACGATTCAAAATGATATTTTAAAAGAATACATGGTACGGAATACGTACATTTATCCACCGGAAATGTCGATGCGAATTATTGGGGATATTTTTGCCTACACGTCCAAGCATATGCCAAAGTTTAATAGTATCAGTATCTCTGGTTATCATATGCAAGAGGCAGGGGCTCCTGCAGATATTGAGCTTGCCTATACGCTTGCGGACGGTCTTGAATATGTTCGGACGGGACTGGATGCGGGAATTGACATCGATAAATTTGCCCCTCGATTGTCGTTCTTCTGGGCAATTGGCATGAACTTTTTTATGGAAGTCGCGAAAATGCGTGCCGCTCGTTTCATTTGGGCAAAAATGATGAAGGAGTTTGCACCGCAAAATCCGAAAACGATGGCACTGCGAACGCACTCGCAAACCTCAGGCTGGAGCTTAACCGAGCAAGATCCATTTAATAATGTAACCCGTACATGCATAGAGGCTCTAGCAGCTGCTAATGGCCATACACAGTCCTTGCATACGAACGCGCTAGATGAAGCAATTGCACTTCCGACAGATTTCTCTGCACGAATTGCCCGTAACACCCAGCTATACCTACAGGAAGAAACAGATATCACGAAAGTAATCGACCCTTGGGCTGGCTCTTACTATGTGGAAACCCTAACAAAAGAGCTTATTGATAAAGCCTGGGCTCATATTGAAGAAATTGAAGAGCTTGGTGGAATGGCCAAAGCAATTGAAACTGGCCTGCCGAAAATGAGAATCGAAGAAGCATCTGCTCGTCGTCAAGCAAAAATAGACTCTGGAAAAGAGGCTATTATCGGCGTCAATAAATTCCGCCTCGAGAAAGAAGACATGGCTATCGAGGTTCTTGACATAGACAATGCCGAGGTTCGAAAAAAACAAATTCAACGCCTTCAAGAACTGCGGGAAAACCGAGATGAGACACAAGTCATTTCTGCACTAGAAGCACTAACAGATGCAGCGAAAACGGGACAAGGAAATTTACTCGAGCTTGCCGTAGATGCAGCAAGGGCGCGAGCAAGTCTTGGTGAAATTTCCGATGCGATTGAAAAAGTTGCAAATCGCCATCGTGCGGTTATCCGTTCCATTAGCGGTGTTTATAGCAGCGAATTCTCCAATGAGGAAGAGATGAGTCAAGTGAAGAACAAAATTGAAGAATTTCTAGAGCTGGAAGGAAGAAGGCCGCGAATCATGATTGCCAAAATGGGGCAGGATGGCCATGACAGAGGAGCAAAAGTAATTGCTACTGCCTTTGCCGATCTTGGTTTTGATGTGGATATTGGGCCTCTTTTTCAAACTCCAGCTGAAACAGCCTTGCAAGCAGTGGAAAACGATGTCCATGTAATTGGCATTAGCTCGCTTGCAGCAGGTCACAAAACCCTGCTTCCACAGCTGGTTGAGGAGTTAAGAAAACTTAACCGTGAGGACATCATCGTTGTAATAGGTGGTGTCATTCCTGCCCAGGATTACGAATTCCTATACGAGAAAGGCGCATCAGCCATCTTTGGACCAGGAACAGTGATTCCGAGAGCTGCAGAAAAAGTACTGGAAGAAATTTACGAACGCCTCGGCTATGAGGAAGTGGAAGAAGCTCATGACTAA